Genomic segment of Prochlorococcus marinus XMU1405:
CAATAACAATTTTCCCAACATCAGCTCCATAATTTCTGTAATGAAATACGCTTATAGACCAATTAGATTTCATATTATTTAAGAAGTTTATTAATGCACCAGGCCTTTCAGGAAACTCAAATCTGTATAAAAGCTCTACAAAGTTTCTATTATCCATTTCCTTAAAATTCTTTGGTAATCTTCCACCTACCATATGTCTTAAATGATTTTTAGATAATTCATCATCACTTATGTCAATAAATGAGTACTCCGAGTTTCTAAATACATTTAAAAGATTTTTTTTATCATTTAATCCATAGACTTGCACTCCTACAAATATTTGAGCATTCTTAGAATTCGACATCCTGTAGCTAAATTCAGTTAAATTTCTATTATCAAGTAACTTACAAAAATCAATTAAACTTCCAGCACGTTCAGGAATTTCAACAGCCATCATTACTTCTTTACACTCACCAAGTTCTGCTCTTTCTGCAACAAATCTAAGCCGCTCAAAATTCATATTTGCACCACATGCAATAGCAACCATTTTTTTATTTAAATGATTCGAATTTAAAATATCTTTTTTCATCCCTGCAATTGATAATGCTCCTGCAGGCTCAAGTATTGATCTAGTATCCTCAAAAACATCTTTTATAGCTGCACATATTTCATCAGTATTAACGGTAATCATCTTATCTATATATTTTCTACCAATTTCAAAAGTATTTTTACCAATTTTTTTAACAGCTACTCCATCTGCAAATTGACCAACAGAAGATAATTCCACAATTTTTGATTCATCCAAAGATTTTGTCATGGCGTCTGCATCTTCAGGCTCTACACCAATTATTTTTACTTCAGGCCATATTTTTTTAATATATATGGATATTCCTGATATCAATCCACCTCCACCAACAGCAATATAAATTGCATAAGGTTTTTCCTTTAGTTGCTGTTCAAGTTCAATAGCTATAGTTCCTTGTCCTGCTATTACATCTGGATCATCAAAAGGATGAATAAAACATAAATTTTTTTCTTTGCTAATCCTTATTGCTTCTTTGTAAGTCTCATCATAATTATCACCAAATAATATTACTTTTGCATTTAACTTTTTTACAGCATTAACTTTTACAAGAGGAGTTGTAATAGGCATTAATATTGTGGCTTGGCAATTTAGTTTGAGAGCACTAAGAGCAACACCTTGAGCATGATTACCAGCACTTGAAGTAATTACTCCCTGAGAAAGCTGAGAATTTGTAAGCTTACTCATTTTGTTATATGCACCTCTTACTTTGAATGAAAATACATCTTGAAGATCTTCTCTCTTTAGAAAAACTTCATTGTTAAGTGTATTACTTAAATTATGAGCTTTTTCTAGGGGTGTTTTTTTTGCTACTTCATAGACTTCAGCTCGAAGTATTTTTTCAAAATAATC
This window contains:
- the ilvA gene encoding threonine ammonia-lyase, biosynthetic — translated: MNDYFEKILRAEVYEVAKKTPLEKAHNLSNTLNNEVFLKREDLQDVFSFKVRGAYNKMSKLTNSQLSQGVITSSAGNHAQGVALSALKLNCQATILMPITTPLVKVNAVKKLNAKVILFGDNYDETYKEAIRISKEKNLCFIHPFDDPDVIAGQGTIAIELEQQLKEKPYAIYIAVGGGGLISGISIYIKKIWPEVKIIGVEPEDADAMTKSLDESKIVELSSVGQFADGVAVKKIGKNTFEIGRKYIDKMITVNTDEICAAIKDVFEDTRSILEPAGALSIAGMKKDILNSNHLNKKMVAIACGANMNFERLRFVAERAELGECKEVMMAVEIPERAGSLIDFCKLLDNRNLTEFSYRMSNSKNAQIFVGVQVYGLNDKKNLLNVFRNSEYSFIDISDDELSKNHLRHMVGGRLPKNFKEMDNRNFVELLYRFEFPERPGALINFLNNMKSNWSISVFHYRNYGADVGKIVIGVLIDKNEILEWNKFVRILGYKYWDETQNDTYRLFLGASD